From the genome of Mycoplasma anserisalpingitidis, one region includes:
- the der gene encoding ribosome biogenesis GTPase Der, translating to MRNTVAIIGKPNVGKSTLFNRLVGRRSSIVYDEPGVTRDRLYETITWTGKNIKIIDTGGIEIENKPFQEQIQIQAKIAIEEADVIVFIIDGTMELTNDDAFIMNILRKSNKPIIIGANKLESNQDFDYSLYKLGGEIFRISALHGEGVGELLDEVVKNLDFSEEQEEELFKLSIIGKPNAGKSSLLNNLAKEERSIVSDIAGTTRDSVKTKVKIGDKFYNVIDTAGIMRKSKLVESVDHYALMRAMNSLSESDLSLILIDATTELSHFDARIIGYALENDKPIIVVVNKWDLVEKETNTMAQFEKKMRNTLHFVPWVPFVFISAKYNQRLSKLIETLNEVRENLERDIKPSLLSNFIMETQMIQPAAPYNGGKLNIYFVRKTLDKIPTFNFYVNDKKFLHFSYQRFLENQLRSTFNFKGCPIKMNFKNKQGLE from the coding sequence ATGCGTAATACAGTAGCAATAATAGGAAAACCCAACGTCGGAAAAAGCACATTATTTAATCGACTTGTAGGTAGAAGATCGTCAATAGTTTATGATGAACCAGGTGTCACAAGAGATAGATTGTATGAAACTATCACTTGAACTGGTAAAAATATAAAAATAATTGATACTGGTGGAATTGAAATAGAAAATAAACCATTTCAGGAACAAATTCAAATTCAAGCAAAAATAGCAATTGAAGAAGCTGATGTAATTGTTTTTATAATTGATGGAACAATGGAATTAACTAATGATGATGCATTTATTATGAATATTTTAAGAAAGTCTAATAAACCAATTATTATTGGTGCAAATAAATTAGAATCTAATCAAGATTTTGATTATTCACTCTACAAACTTGGTGGCGAAATTTTTAGAATTAGTGCACTTCATGGCGAAGGTGTTGGTGAATTGCTTGATGAAGTTGTTAAAAATCTAGATTTTAGTGAAGAACAAGAGGAAGAATTATTTAAATTATCAATTATAGGTAAACCTAATGCTGGAAAAAGCTCATTACTAAATAATTTAGCTAAAGAAGAACGTTCAATTGTTTCTGATATAGCAGGTACCACTAGAGATAGTGTTAAAACTAAAGTAAAAATTGGCGATAAATTTTACAATGTTATTGATACAGCTGGAATTATGCGTAAAAGTAAATTAGTTGAATCAGTTGATCATTATGCTTTAATGAGAGCTATGAATTCCTTAAGTGAATCTGATTTATCATTAATTTTAATTGATGCTACAACTGAACTTTCACACTTTGATGCAAGAATTATTGGTTATGCTCTAGAAAACGATAAACCGATTATTGTGGTAGTTAATAAGTGAGACCTTGTTGAAAAAGAAACTAACACGATGGCTCAATTTGAGAAAAAAATGAGAAATACTTTACATTTTGTTCCATGAGTTCCTTTTGTATTTATTTCTGCTAAATACAATCAAAGATTAAGTAAATTAATAGAAACATTAAACGAAGTTAGAGAAAATCTTGAGAGAGATATCAAACCTTCTTTATTATCAAATTTTATTATGGAAACGCAAATGATTCAACCTGCAGCACCATATAATGGTGGAAAATTAAATATTTATTTTGTTAGAAAAACTTTAGATAAAATTCCTACATTTAATTTCTATGTTAATGATAAGAAATTTCTTCATTTCTCATATCAAAGATTTTTAGAAAACCAACTTAGAAGCACATTTAATTTCAAAGGTTGTCCAATAAAAATGAACTTTAAGAATAAACAAGGGTTAGAATAA
- a CDS encoding LemA family protein, whose amino-acid sequence MLIDTRIEQNEQPEINVQNQIISPKATTSQKILFALMIFFSCILIFGLIYWPYKWISSWPNKLNRLQLEVNDAASLIDVNLQKRKDTLVKLFEETKAYLKFENETFTNVAKLRSLKSEGMSEDAKTTQEMNNLMENISRDINISVEAYPELKASKIVSELMSSSEYIESEIAASRRLYNKRVSEFNTEIFTFPILIKAQKMKLHSMSLFAASKESKKDVDMSGLSNI is encoded by the coding sequence ATGTTAATAGACACTAGAATAGAACAAAATGAACAACCTGAAATTAATGTTCAAAATCAGATTATTTCGCCTAAGGCAACAACTTCGCAAAAAATTCTTTTTGCTTTAATGATTTTCTTTAGCTGCATTTTGATTTTTGGTTTAATTTACTGACCATATAAATGAATTTCATCATGACCAAATAAGTTAAATAGATTACAACTTGAAGTTAATGATGCAGCATCATTGATCGATGTTAATTTACAAAAAAGAAAAGATACATTGGTAAAATTATTTGAAGAAACAAAAGCATATTTAAAATTTGAAAACGAAACTTTCACAAATGTTGCGAAATTGAGAAGTCTTAAGAGTGAAGGGATGAGCGAAGATGCTAAAACAACTCAAGAAATGAACAATTTGATGGAAAATATTTCAAGAGATATTAATATTTCGGTTGAAGCATATCCAGAATTAAAAGCTTCAAAAATTGTTTCTGAATTAATGAGTTCGAGTGAATATATTGAATCAGAGATTGCAGCAAGTAGAAGATTATACAATAAAAGAGTAAGTGAATTCAACACAGAAATTTTCACTTTCCCAATCTTGATTAAGGCTCAAAAAATGAAGTTGCATTCAATGTCTTTATTTGCAGCAAGTAAAGAATCTAAAAAAGATGTTGATATGTCTGGTCTTTCAAACATTTAA
- the parE gene encoding DNA topoisomerase IV subunit B: MQQNSYTEKDIKKLNGLEAVRKRPGMYIGGTDVNGLHHLVWEIVDNSIDEALAGYANKIIVTINKDSSVSIEDNGRGIPVGKTEDGRSAVELVFTELHAGGKFNEGAYKSSGGLHGVGSSVVNALSSKLDVTVFRDGQIWYTEFEQDKIIKRTSSIGKTNKNGTIVHFMPDYSFFKKAKLNTDIISERLKESSFLISSLEIVLNDEINETSETFKYENGIKEFVNFINDSKTPIIEPFSFKDEKNGVEVEFGFQYTDTYNELILSFVNNVKTRDGGTHETGFKSALTKVFNAFAEEEKVIKGKNTLDGSDVREGLTAIISLKVPENILEFVGQTKDKLGTPEAKSIVEDIVTKFMKQWITENKQIARKVLEKIKRAYEIRNDERKRKNELRQTKNILKTKQILSDKLTPAQSKKVEEKELFLVEGDSAGGTAKTGRDRRYQAILPLRGKVLNTEKSKLLEILKNVEINTIINTIGAGYGKDFDITKAQYGKIVIMTDADTDGAHIQILLLTFLYRYMRPLIEHGRVFIARPPLYKVTSKGKNKNEIIYAWDDDELKEVLEKLTSYEIQRYKGLGEMNADQIWDTTMNPKTRTIIKVDIKDASLAERRVTMLMGDNVQARREWIDKNVDFSTDDDFILNIEN, translated from the coding sequence ATGCAACAAAACAGTTATACAGAAAAAGATATAAAGAAATTAAATGGTCTTGAAGCAGTAAGAAAAAGACCCGGTATGTACATTGGTGGAACTGATGTAAATGGTTTGCACCATTTAGTTTGAGAAATAGTTGATAACTCAATTGATGAAGCTCTTGCTGGGTATGCGAATAAAATTATTGTAACCATAAATAAGGATAGTTCGGTTTCTATTGAAGATAATGGACGTGGAATACCAGTTGGTAAAACTGAAGATGGACGTAGTGCTGTTGAACTTGTTTTCACCGAATTACATGCTGGTGGTAAATTTAATGAAGGCGCATATAAAAGTAGCGGTGGACTTCATGGAGTAGGTTCAAGTGTAGTTAATGCTCTTTCATCTAAATTAGATGTAACTGTTTTTAGAGATGGACAAATTTGATACACTGAATTTGAACAAGATAAAATTATAAAAAGAACTAGTTCAATAGGTAAAACAAATAAAAATGGAACCATTGTTCACTTTATGCCTGACTACTCATTCTTTAAGAAAGCGAAGTTAAACACCGACATTATAAGTGAAAGACTTAAAGAAAGTTCCTTTTTAATTTCTAGTTTAGAAATAGTATTAAACGATGAAATTAATGAAACAAGTGAAACATTCAAATATGAAAATGGAATTAAAGAATTTGTTAATTTTATAAACGATTCTAAAACCCCTATAATTGAACCTTTCTCATTCAAGGATGAAAAAAATGGAGTTGAAGTTGAATTTGGTTTTCAATATACTGATACATACAATGAACTAATTTTAAGTTTTGTTAATAATGTTAAAACTCGTGATGGTGGAACACATGAAACTGGTTTTAAAAGTGCATTAACTAAAGTTTTTAATGCTTTTGCTGAAGAAGAAAAAGTTATCAAGGGGAAAAATACACTTGATGGAAGTGATGTTCGTGAAGGACTTACTGCTATCATTTCTCTTAAGGTTCCAGAAAACATCTTGGAGTTCGTAGGTCAAACTAAAGATAAATTAGGTACTCCTGAAGCTAAGAGTATTGTCGAAGATATCGTAACTAAATTCATGAAGCAATGAATCACAGAAAATAAACAAATTGCAAGAAAAGTTCTTGAAAAAATAAAACGTGCTTATGAAATTAGAAATGATGAACGCAAAAGAAAGAATGAATTAAGACAAACTAAAAATATTCTTAAAACTAAGCAAATTCTTTCTGATAAATTAACTCCAGCTCAGTCTAAAAAAGTTGAAGAAAAAGAATTATTCTTAGTCGAGGGTGATTCTGCTGGTGGAACAGCAAAGACTGGAAGAGATCGTAGATATCAAGCAATTTTACCACTTAGAGGTAAGGTGTTAAATACTGAAAAATCTAAGCTTCTTGAAATATTAAAAAATGTTGAAATCAACACAATTATAAATACTATTGGAGCTGGTTATGGAAAAGATTTTGACATTACAAAAGCTCAATATGGAAAAATAGTTATTATGACTGACGCGGATACCGATGGTGCTCACATTCAAATTTTACTTTTAACGTTCTTATATAGATATATGCGTCCATTAATAGAACATGGTAGAGTATTCATTGCTCGTCCGCCATTATATAAAGTAACATCAAAAGGTAAAAATAAAAATGAAATCATTTATGCATGAGATGATGATGAGTTGAAAGAAGTACTTGAAAAGTTAACAAGTTATGAAATTCAACGTTATAAAGGTCTTGGTGAAATGAATGCTGATCAAATTTGAGACACTACTATGAATCCTAAAACTAGAACGATAATTAAAGTAGATATAAAAGATGCTTCACTAGCTGAAAGAAGAGTTACTATGTTAATGGGAGATAATGTCCAAGCTAGAAGAGAGTGAATTGATAAGAATGTTGATTTCTCAACGGATGATGATTTTATATTAAATATAGAGAATTAG
- a CDS encoding MAG0110 family membrane protein, which yields MNELSYEITKKKTKSSYLSLTLIFVGIGLFVFGALVLGLGIFSKNVERFIASNFTNYSFYITYLVSTIVFIVWLFLFSYLHKKMPFPVLVVGYIFTVIYMALVTFISMYANNISTNNLWLIALIFLISVLLTMACGIIGYFELIKVKVMWVLSIVLLIGFVVLFIISLFVFNSTIEMIYSLVGLAISGINIFFSFYIISKKNNEFTFNSTKDMLKESISDAIFIFINIVYMIWYLLRLFGSRD from the coding sequence ATGAATGAATTAAGTTATGAAATTACAAAGAAAAAAACCAAAAGTTCTTATTTATCTCTGACCTTAATTTTTGTAGGTATAGGTTTATTTGTTTTTGGAGCACTAGTTTTAGGTTTAGGAATTTTTTCAAAAAATGTAGAGAGATTTATTGCAAGTAATTTCACTAATTATAGTTTTTACATTACTTACTTAGTTTCGACAATAGTATTTATTGTATGATTATTTTTATTTTCTTATCTACATAAAAAAATGCCGTTTCCAGTTTTAGTTGTTGGATATATATTTACAGTTATTTATATGGCACTTGTAACATTTATCTCAATGTATGCTAATAATATTTCAACAAATAATCTTTGATTGATTGCTTTAATATTTTTAATTAGTGTTCTATTAACTATGGCTTGTGGAATTATAGGTTATTTTGAGTTAATAAAAGTAAAAGTGATGTGAGTTTTATCAATAGTTTTACTTATTGGATTTGTTGTATTGTTTATTATAAGTCTATTTGTGTTTAACAGTACAATCGAGATGATTTATTCATTAGTTGGACTTGCAATATCAGGAATAAATATTTTCTTCTCATTTTACATTATTAGTAAGAAAAATAATGAATTTACATTCAATTCAACTAAAGATATGCTTAAAGAGTCTATAAGCGATGCAATATTTATCTTTATTAACATAGTTTATATGATTTGATATTTACTAAGACTTTTTGGTTCTAGAGATTAA
- the rpsR gene encoding 30S ribosomal protein S18 has product MNFKKNKKGFGSRRKVCEFCEQNMNYVDYKNLELLKRYISGTGQIKSSSMSGTCAKHQRSVSNAIKRARFVALLPYTIVRVRVQK; this is encoded by the coding sequence ATGAACTTTAAGAAAAATAAAAAAGGTTTTGGTTCAAGAAGAAAAGTTTGTGAATTCTGTGAACAAAACATGAACTATGTTGATTATAAAAATTTAGAATTACTTAAAAGATACATTAGTGGTACAGGTCAAATTAAATCATCATCAATGTCAGGAACATGTGCAAAACACCAAAGAAGCGTATCAAACGCAATTAAAAGAGCTAGATTTGTTGCATTATTACCATACACAATCGTTCGTGTTCGTGTACAAAAATAA
- a CDS encoding single-stranded DNA-binding protein → MNKVLLIGRVSSDIRIFQTQSGIRYARVRLAINRRGTTDVTDFIPLVAWRANADFMTSNVFKGTLIAVEGSIYMSSYQRDGVNVTSFEVNVDNINILEPKSVVQSRMNSSNQNANNRFVANMPSKDFSERVQNVPNQQVHRFDNTTSNQSLYNNASNNSFAGFTVDESFSRPSVQSEMSNQKISFTPTEKLNELNLSNNQTSTNQDFLSNLDDEEDEYSFNSSLFSDQNSSNKNDTSLFELDSDDDLEDDIFNPNHNLDFD, encoded by the coding sequence ATGAATAAAGTACTTTTGATTGGTAGAGTTTCATCTGATATAAGGATATTTCAAACTCAAAGTGGAATAAGATACGCTAGAGTAAGATTAGCAATTAATCGTCGTGGTACAACAGATGTAACAGATTTTATTCCATTAGTTGCATGAAGAGCAAATGCTGATTTTATGACTTCAAATGTATTTAAGGGAACTTTAATAGCAGTGGAAGGTTCAATCTACATGAGTTCTTATCAAAGAGATGGAGTGAATGTAACTTCATTTGAAGTAAATGTTGATAATATCAATATTTTAGAACCTAAATCAGTAGTTCAATCTAGAATGAATTCATCAAATCAAAATGCTAACAATAGATTTGTAGCGAATATGCCTTCAAAAGATTTTAGTGAACGTGTTCAAAACGTTCCAAATCAACAAGTGCATAGATTTGATAATACAACTTCAAACCAATCACTATATAACAATGCATCAAACAATAGTTTTGCTGGTTTTACAGTTGATGAAAGTTTTTCAAGACCATCTGTACAAAGTGAGATGAGTAATCAAAAAATTAGTTTTACACCAACTGAAAAACTAAATGAATTAAACCTATCAAATAACCAAACTTCTACGAATCAAGATTTCTTAAGTAACCTTGACGATGAAGAAGATGAATATAGTTTTAATAGTTCTTTATTCAGTGATCAAAACTCATCTAATAAAAATGACACAAGTTTATTTGAATTAGATAGTGATGATGATTTAGAAGATGATATTTTTAACCCTAATCACAATTTAGATTTCGATTAA
- the rpsF gene encoding 30S ribosomal protein S6, with amino-acid sequence MAKYEIMMIVDPKADVNVAFDLLKEVFGNGVKKAEKLAINELSYSINKSKHAQYVNAEVESKPELISEFVRRSNIVKQVWRQLVINLDTESGLKPTNTKKATKKVVRKSTPRKVAPKTEE; translated from the coding sequence ATGGCTAAATACGAAATCATGATGATCGTTGATCCTAAGGCTGACGTTAATGTTGCTTTCGATTTACTTAAAGAAGTATTCGGAAACGGTGTTAAAAAAGCTGAAAAATTAGCTATCAACGAATTATCATACTCAATTAACAAATCAAAACACGCTCAATATGTAAATGCAGAAGTTGAATCAAAACCTGAATTAATTTCTGAATTTGTACGTAGATCTAACATTGTAAAACAAGTTTGAAGACAATTAGTTATCAACCTTGATACAGAAAGTGGTTTAAAACCTACAAACACTAAAAAAGCTACAAAAAAAGTAGTTCGTAAATCAACACCTAGAAAAGTCGCACCTAAGACTGAAGAATAA